Proteins co-encoded in one Streptomyces sp. NBC_01283 genomic window:
- a CDS encoding cupin domain-containing protein, translating to MTTNDQAVASFAVHIPDVDLEAEPLDPEQIISGTPEVTGKVLWESADGKQLRGIWQITPGVVTDTEANELFVVVSGRATIEVEGGDVIEIGPGDAAVLREGDRTTWTVHETLRKAYHITLA from the coding sequence ATGACCACGAATGATCAGGCCGTTGCGTCCTTTGCCGTGCACATTCCGGATGTCGACCTGGAGGCCGAGCCCCTCGACCCCGAGCAGATCATCTCCGGCACCCCGGAGGTCACCGGCAAGGTCCTGTGGGAGTCGGCCGACGGCAAGCAGCTGCGCGGCATCTGGCAGATCACGCCCGGCGTGGTCACCGACACCGAGGCGAACGAGCTCTTCGTGGTCGTCAGCGGCCGTGCCACGATCGAGGTCGAGGGCGGCGACGTGATCGAGATCGGCCCCGGCGACGCGGCCGTCCTGCGCGAGGGCGACCGTACGACGTGGACCGTGCACGAGACGCTGCGCAAGGCGTACCACATCACCCTCGCCTGA
- a CDS encoding MFS transporter produces the protein MTSTVDAPDIPAPEALPALRRRTTAVLVSSQILGGLGVPIGIALAPMLATEVSGTEALSGLAPTASVAGTALLSLPLAALMTSRGRRPGLVLAYLIGALGAGLVVLAAVIESFPLLLLGMAGFGAGSSANLQARFAAADLAEPERRGRAISLVIWATTIGSVLGPNIAAPTSRAFSNTSIPEAAGPFLFAAGIFAVAGLVVAVLLRPDPLLTARALAPHENHSAQSRSLRAGVAAVAASPMARLALVTVAASHTVMVSIMVMTPVDLGHHGASLQLVGLVISGHIAGMYALSPVMGWLSDRFGRLSVIGLAVGLLCCAALLAGTAGPSHGRTAAGLFVLGLGWSAGLVSGSALLTDSVPQPARAAVQGLSDLTMNTAAGIGGAAAGLIVARASYGWLNLVGVCVLLPMAALALRRAVKKA, from the coding sequence GTGACTTCGACCGTCGACGCTCCTGACATACCCGCGCCAGAGGCACTGCCCGCCCTGCGCCGCCGCACCACCGCGGTGCTGGTCTCCAGTCAGATACTGGGCGGGCTCGGCGTACCGATCGGCATCGCCCTGGCGCCGATGCTGGCGACCGAGGTGAGCGGGACGGAGGCGCTGTCCGGCCTCGCGCCCACCGCGTCCGTGGCCGGCACGGCCCTGCTGTCGCTGCCGCTCGCCGCCCTGATGACGTCGCGCGGACGGCGGCCCGGCCTCGTCCTCGCGTATCTGATCGGCGCGCTGGGAGCGGGACTCGTGGTCCTCGCCGCGGTCATCGAGAGCTTCCCCCTGCTGCTGCTCGGCATGGCGGGCTTCGGGGCGGGCTCCTCGGCCAATCTGCAGGCCCGCTTCGCGGCGGCGGACCTCGCCGAGCCCGAGCGGCGCGGCCGTGCCATCTCCCTCGTCATCTGGGCCACGACCATCGGCTCGGTCCTCGGCCCGAACATCGCCGCGCCCACGAGCCGCGCCTTCTCCAACACCTCCATCCCCGAGGCGGCGGGCCCCTTCCTCTTCGCCGCCGGGATCTTCGCCGTCGCGGGGCTCGTGGTGGCGGTACTGCTGCGCCCGGACCCGCTGCTCACCGCCCGGGCGCTCGCCCCGCACGAGAACCACTCCGCGCAGAGCCGCTCACTGCGGGCCGGTGTCGCCGCGGTGGCCGCGTCGCCGATGGCCCGGCTCGCGCTGGTGACGGTCGCCGCTTCGCACACGGTGATGGTCTCGATCATGGTCATGACGCCGGTCGACCTGGGGCACCACGGGGCGAGCCTGCAGCTGGTCGGCCTGGTCATCAGCGGACACATCGCGGGCATGTACGCGCTCTCGCCGGTGATGGGCTGGCTCTCCGACCGGTTCGGGCGGCTCTCCGTGATCGGCCTCGCGGTCGGGCTGCTGTGCTGCGCCGCGCTCCTTGCCGGTACGGCGGGGCCCAGCCACGGCCGGACCGCCGCCGGTCTCTTCGTGCTCGGCCTCGGCTGGTCGGCGGGCCTCGTCTCGGGCTCCGCGCTGCTCACCGACTCCGTGCCGCAGCCCGCCCGGGCCGCCGTGCAGGGCCTCTCGGACCTGACCATGAACACGGCGGCGGGCATCGGCGGCGCGGCGGCCGGCCTGATCGTCGCGCGGGCGAGCTACGGCTGGCTCAACCTCGTCGGGGTCTGCGTACTGCTGCCGATGGCGGCGCTGGCACTCCGCAGGGCGGTCAAGAAGGCCTGA
- a CDS encoding methylated-DNA--[protein]-cysteine S-methyltransferase: MNAEGQQEQGRPGTHDEGGRRQVVWAVVASDIGPLLLAATDEGLVSVAFHATDEVRDQTIERLGSRLGAEPVEAPGSPLLAEPIRQLAAYFAGERHDFELPLDWSLISGFNRQVLRELTTVPYGAVVGYGDLARRVGQAGAAQAVGMAMGANPLPVVVPCHRVVERDGGIGGFGGGVETKRQLLALEGVLPEPLF; this comes from the coding sequence ATGAACGCCGAGGGGCAGCAGGAGCAGGGCCGGCCGGGCACGCACGACGAGGGCGGCCGGCGGCAGGTGGTGTGGGCCGTCGTCGCGAGCGACATCGGCCCGCTGCTGCTCGCCGCGACCGACGAAGGCCTGGTCAGCGTCGCCTTCCACGCCACGGACGAGGTGCGCGACCAGACGATCGAGCGGCTCGGCTCCCGGCTGGGGGCCGAGCCGGTCGAGGCACCCGGGTCCCCCCTGCTCGCCGAGCCCATACGCCAGCTCGCCGCCTATTTCGCGGGCGAGCGGCACGACTTCGAGCTGCCGCTCGACTGGTCGCTGATCTCCGGGTTCAACCGCCAGGTCCTGCGCGAGCTGACCACCGTTCCGTACGGCGCGGTCGTGGGGTACGGGGACCTGGCCCGCCGGGTCGGCCAGGCCGGCGCGGCTCAGGCGGTCGGTATGGCGATGGGTGCCAATCCGCTGCCGGTCGTAGTGCCGTGCCACCGGGTGGTCGAGCGGGACGGCGGCATCGGCGGATTCGGCGGCGGCGTCGAGACCAAGCGGCAGCTCCTCGCACTGGAAGGGGTGCTGCCGGAGCCACTCTTCTGA
- a CDS encoding glycerophosphodiester phosphodiesterase produces MYARVAAATTAALLGAGALVLPSATAQAADQKSAPASARTPAQTPASHDRPLVVAHRGASAYAPENTFAAIDKAADMGFRWVENDVQRTKDGELVIVHDDTLTRTTNVEQVFPGRAPWKVKDFTAAEIARLDAGSWFSPKYAGQRVPTLKQYMNRVSRNHQSLVFEFKKPELYPGIEKQGLAVLRKTGWLDKHHVKSKLVIQSFSADSVKKVHKLRPDVKTGFLGTPAVADLPKYAKFADQINSTHGSISREYVAAIHATKGPHRKRLEIFTWTVNDAATARKVAGFRVDGIITNTPDVVRKAVSG; encoded by the coding sequence TTGTACGCACGCGTTGCCGCTGCCACCACCGCCGCTCTTCTTGGAGCCGGTGCACTCGTCCTCCCTTCCGCCACCGCTCAGGCCGCCGACCAGAAGTCGGCGCCGGCGTCCGCCCGGACGCCCGCACAGACGCCCGCCTCGCACGACAGACCGCTGGTCGTCGCACACCGGGGCGCTTCCGCCTACGCGCCCGAGAACACTTTCGCAGCCATCGACAAGGCGGCTGACATGGGGTTCCGCTGGGTCGAGAACGACGTCCAGCGCACCAAGGACGGCGAGCTCGTGATCGTGCACGACGACACCCTGACGCGGACCACGAACGTCGAGCAGGTCTTCCCCGGCCGCGCGCCGTGGAAGGTCAAGGACTTCACCGCGGCGGAGATCGCCAGGCTGGACGCGGGCAGCTGGTTCAGCCCGAAGTACGCGGGCCAGCGGGTGCCGACGCTGAAGCAGTACATGAACCGCGTCTCGCGCAACCACCAGAGCCTCGTCTTCGAGTTCAAGAAGCCCGAGCTGTACCCGGGCATCGAGAAGCAGGGCCTCGCGGTCCTGCGCAAGACCGGCTGGCTGGACAAGCACCACGTCAAGAGCAAGCTCGTCATCCAGAGCTTCAGCGCGGACAGCGTCAAGAAGGTCCACAAGCTGCGGCCCGACGTCAAGACCGGCTTCCTCGGCACGCCCGCGGTCGCCGATCTGCCCAAGTACGCGAAGTTCGCCGACCAGATCAACTCGACGCACGGCTCCATCTCCCGTGAGTACGTCGCCGCGATCCACGCGACCAAGGGGCCGCACCGCAAGCGCCTGGAGATCTTCACGTGGACCGTGAACGACGCGGCGACCGCGCGGAAGGTGGCGGGCTTCCGGGTGGACGGCATCATCACGAACACGCCCGACGTCGTGCGCAAGGCCGTCTCCGGCTAG
- a CDS encoding MHYT domain-containing protein: MQGTVDGFSYGLVTPVAAYLMACLGGALGLRCTTRSLLVAHSWRPGWLALGSAAIGSGIWTMHFIAMMGFTVEEAPIHYDKALTFASLAVAIVMVGIGIFIVGYRGATGTALFTGGTITGLGVASMHYLGMAGMRLRGSLEYNTLTVSASVVIAVVAASAALWAAAQVRGFLWSLGASLVMGLAVSGMHYTGMAALSVHLHGSSAAPATGDSPAELLAPMMIGPLAFLLLAGVIVMFDPLMVMGKADLQNAAQRQHAPYPVPRSGDRHAPRTGRKPSQRPGSKTPQSW, encoded by the coding sequence ATGCAGGGCACGGTCGACGGTTTCAGCTATGGACTTGTCACGCCGGTAGCGGCGTACCTCATGGCGTGTCTCGGCGGTGCGCTCGGCCTGCGCTGCACCACCAGGTCGCTGCTCGTCGCACACTCCTGGCGGCCCGGCTGGCTCGCCCTCGGGTCGGCGGCGATCGGGTCCGGCATCTGGACCATGCACTTCATCGCGATGATGGGCTTCACCGTTGAGGAAGCCCCGATCCATTACGACAAGGCGCTGACGTTCGCGAGTCTCGCCGTCGCCATCGTCATGGTCGGCATCGGGATCTTCATCGTGGGCTACCGCGGTGCGACCGGGACGGCGCTGTTCACCGGGGGCACGATCACCGGTCTGGGTGTCGCCTCGATGCACTACCTGGGAATGGCCGGTATGCGTCTGCGCGGGTCGCTGGAGTACAACACCCTCACCGTCTCCGCGTCCGTCGTGATCGCCGTGGTCGCCGCCAGCGCGGCCCTGTGGGCCGCCGCGCAGGTCAGGGGTTTCCTCTGGAGCCTGGGCGCGAGCCTCGTCATGGGGCTCGCCGTCAGCGGCATGCACTACACGGGGATGGCCGCGCTCAGTGTCCATCTGCACGGCTCGTCCGCCGCGCCGGCCACGGGGGACTCGCCCGCCGAACTGCTCGCGCCCATGATGATCGGCCCGCTCGCCTTCCTGCTCCTGGCGGGGGTGATCGTGATGTTCGACCCGCTGATGGTGATGGGCAAGGCCGACCTCCAGAACGCCGCACAGCGGCAGCACGCCCCCTACCCCGTGCCGCGCTCAGGCGACCGGCACGCCCCGCGGACGGGCCGCAAGCCCTCGCAGCGACCCGGCTCCAAGACCCCGCAGAGCTGGTGA
- the uvrB gene encoding excinuclease ABC subunit UvrB produces the protein MRPVSKIERTVAPFEVVSDYTPSGDQPAAIADLERRINAGEKDVVLLGATGTGKSATTAWMIEKLQRPTLVMAPNKTLAAQLANEFRELLPNNAVEYFVSYYDYYQPEAYVPQSDTYIEKDSSINEEVERLRHSATNSLLTRRDVIVVASVSCIYGLGTPQEYVDRMVPLKVGDEIDRDQLLRRFVDIQYTRNDVAFARGTFRVRGDTIEIFPVYEELAVRIEMFGDEIEALSTLHPLTGEVISDDDHLYVFPASHYVAGPERMEKAVNGIEKELAERLTELEKQGKMLEAQRLRMRTTYDLEMLRQIGSCSGIENYSMHFDDREPGSAPNTLIDYFPEDFLLVIDESHVTVPQIGAMYEGDASRKRTLVDHGFRLPSALDNRPLKWEEFLGRIGQTVYLSATPGKYELSRGDGFVEQIIRPTGLIDPEVVVKPTEGQIDDLVHEIRTRTEKDERVLVTTLTKKMAEDLTDYFLELGIQVRYLHSDVDTLRRVELLRELRAGEYDVLVGINLLREGLDLPEVSLVSILDADKQGFLRSGTSLIQTIGRAARNVSGQVHMYADKVTPAMEQAIEETNRRREKQIAYNKEKGIDPQPLRKKINDIVSAIAREEVDTEQLLGTDYRKAKADAGTAAKAPVPALGGKAGKAAKGKAAEKVPTDRPAAELAEQIEEMTARMRAAAGDLQFEIAARLRDEVSEMKKELRQMREAGQA, from the coding sequence ATGCGGCCCGTATCCAAGATCGAACGCACGGTGGCACCTTTCGAGGTCGTCAGTGACTACACGCCAAGCGGCGACCAGCCGGCGGCCATCGCCGACCTGGAGCGGCGCATCAACGCAGGTGAGAAGGACGTCGTCCTGCTCGGCGCGACCGGCACCGGCAAGTCGGCCACCACCGCGTGGATGATCGAGAAGCTCCAGCGCCCCACCCTCGTGATGGCGCCGAACAAGACGCTCGCCGCTCAGCTGGCCAACGAGTTCCGAGAGCTCCTGCCGAACAACGCGGTGGAGTACTTCGTCTCGTACTACGACTACTACCAGCCCGAGGCGTACGTCCCGCAGTCGGACACGTACATCGAGAAGGACTCCTCGATCAACGAGGAAGTCGAGCGCCTGCGCCACTCCGCGACGAACTCGCTGCTCACCCGGCGCGACGTGATCGTGGTCGCCTCCGTCTCCTGCATCTACGGCCTCGGCACACCGCAGGAGTACGTCGACCGCATGGTGCCGCTCAAGGTCGGCGACGAGATCGACCGCGACCAGCTCCTGCGCCGCTTCGTCGACATCCAGTACACGCGCAACGACGTGGCCTTCGCGCGCGGCACCTTCCGGGTCCGCGGCGACACCATCGAGATCTTCCCGGTCTATGAAGAGCTGGCCGTCCGCATCGAGATGTTCGGCGACGAGATCGAGGCACTCTCCACGCTGCACCCCCTCACCGGTGAGGTCATCAGCGACGACGACCACCTGTACGTCTTCCCGGCCTCGCACTACGTGGCGGGCCCGGAGCGCATGGAGAAGGCGGTCAACGGCATCGAGAAGGAGCTCGCCGAGCGCCTGACCGAGCTGGAGAAGCAGGGCAAGATGCTGGAGGCCCAGCGCCTGCGCATGCGCACGACGTACGACCTGGAGATGCTCCGCCAGATCGGCTCCTGCTCCGGCATCGAGAACTACTCGATGCACTTCGACGACCGCGAGCCCGGCTCCGCGCCGAACACCCTCATCGACTACTTCCCCGAGGACTTCCTCCTCGTCATCGACGAGTCGCACGTCACGGTCCCGCAGATCGGCGCGATGTACGAGGGCGACGCCTCACGGAAGCGGACCCTGGTGGACCACGGCTTCCGCCTGCCGTCCGCGCTGGACAACCGCCCGCTGAAGTGGGAGGAGTTCCTCGGCCGCATCGGCCAGACCGTCTACCTCTCGGCGACCCCCGGGAAGTACGAGCTCTCGCGCGGCGACGGCTTCGTCGAGCAGATCATCCGCCCCACCGGCCTCATCGACCCGGAGGTCGTGGTCAAGCCCACCGAGGGCCAGATCGACGACCTGGTGCACGAGATCCGCACCCGCACCGAGAAGGACGAGCGCGTCCTGGTCACCACGCTCACCAAGAAGATGGCCGAGGACCTCACCGACTACTTCCTGGAACTGGGCATCCAGGTCCGCTATCTGCACAGTGACGTCGACACCCTGCGCCGCGTCGAGCTCCTGCGCGAACTGCGCGCCGGCGAGTACGACGTCCTGGTCGGCATCAACCTCCTGCGCGAGGGACTCGACCTGCCCGAGGTCTCCCTGGTGTCGATCCTCGACGCCGACAAGCAGGGCTTCCTGCGCTCCGGCACCTCACTGATCCAGACGATCGGCCGCGCCGCCCGAAACGTCTCCGGCCAGGTCCATATGTACGCGGACAAGGTCACCCCCGCGATGGAGCAGGCCATCGAGGAGACGAACCGCCGCCGCGAGAAGCAGATCGCGTACAACAAGGAGAAGGGGATCGACCCGCAGCCGCTGCGCAAGAAGATCAACGACATCGTGTCGGCGATCGCGCGCGAGGAGGTCGACACGGAGCAGCTCCTCGGCACCGACTACCGCAAGGCGAAGGCCGACGCGGGGACGGCCGCCAAGGCGCCGGTGCCGGCGCTCGGCGGGAAGGCGGGCAAGGCGGCCAAGGGCAAGGCGGCCGAGAAGGTGCCCACCGACAGGCCCGCGGCCGAACTGGCCGAGCAGATCGAAGAGATGACGGCCCGCATGCGTGCCGCCGCCGGCGACCTCCAGTTCGAGATCGCCGCACGGCTGCGTGACGAGGTGTCAGAGATGAAGAAGGAGCTCAGGCAGATGAGGGAGGCGGGGCAGGCGTAG
- a CDS encoding TerD family protein — protein MTVNMTKGQAISLQKDDGGALTAVRMGLGWQAAPRRGLFGTRTREVDLDASAVLFADKQPVDVVFFRHLVSDDGSVRHTGDNLVGGVGQGGDDEAILVDLQRIPVHIDQIVFTVNSFTGQTFQEVQNAFCRLVDETNGQELARYTLDGGGQYTAQIMAKVHRAGAGWQMTAIGNPANGRTFQDLMPSILPQL, from the coding sequence GTGACGGTCAACATGACCAAGGGTCAGGCCATCAGCCTGCAGAAGGACGACGGGGGCGCCCTGACCGCGGTGCGCATGGGCCTCGGCTGGCAAGCGGCCCCCAGGCGCGGCCTGTTCGGCACGCGCACGCGTGAGGTCGACCTGGACGCCTCGGCGGTCCTGTTCGCCGACAAGCAGCCGGTGGACGTCGTGTTCTTCCGTCACCTCGTCAGTGACGACGGTTCCGTGCGGCACACCGGTGACAACCTCGTCGGCGGTGTCGGCCAGGGCGGGGACGACGAGGCGATCCTCGTCGACCTGCAGCGGATCCCGGTCCACATCGACCAGATCGTCTTCACGGTCAACTCGTTCACGGGCCAGACGTTCCAGGAAGTGCAGAATGCGTTCTGCCGCCTGGTCGACGAGACCAACGGCCAGGAGCTCGCCCGGTACACGCTCGACGGTGGCGGTCAGTACACCGCGCAGATCATGGCGAAGGTCCACCGCGCCGGCGCGGGCTGGCAGATGACGGCCATCGGCAATCCGGCCAACGGCCGCACGTTCCAGGACCTGATGCCGTCGATCCTGCCGCAGCTGTAG
- a CDS encoding TerD family protein: MTAELVRGQNHPLPETRLEIRVSVGKPIVAGVTLSDDQGKVRGTDWVAHPGSPTLPGLEVPRQAAADHRLAVDLGAVPEAVHRVNVLLALPVGVGGPVSFGALAAPFVAVTGLDGSEVASYTITDLDAESAVVALELYRRQDAWKVRAVGQGYAGGLADMLTDQGLPQARELAGSINEAVAQGLARSVAAPPPRSSDDARVRTAGQTAAPGPGAPGPDSTAAPQAAPAPHQPGDASAATGATGGPVNYTHPSRQTSAPPPPAPTAAPAEPGKAAQPVAGDATGWSMEERLYNQVWGMFEDLARTTAAYRSAVDFAESRMDQELDKVLSDPRSRIGDTGDVAREAARAKHGLLVDRARAALDRDLGQLAAESEVVEPALPMAYAGWDSPVWHAYRTPMEIPMAVRLGDLHLPERPDLHIPMLVRLPLERGLWIDSGRSSGTDSLADTDELRRLAMDSAVAHAARLLAVYPAGEFTVHVIDAAGSAAGALSPLVTAGVLDEAPAAGAAGVSAVLAKLTQRVDLVQMAIRAGAADALPPDLDTAEQLLIVNDFPHGFDDRAVTQLRYLADEGPAVGVHLMMVADREDAAEYGPLLDPLWRALLRLTPVADDHLADPWVGHAWTYEPPMTPPGSRVLQQVLDQVARARRTGGR; encoded by the coding sequence ATGACGGCCGAGCTGGTCCGGGGGCAGAACCACCCGCTTCCCGAGACCCGTCTGGAGATCAGGGTCTCGGTCGGCAAGCCGATCGTGGCGGGGGTCACGCTCAGCGACGACCAGGGCAAGGTACGCGGCACGGACTGGGTGGCCCATCCCGGGTCGCCCACGCTGCCGGGGCTCGAAGTGCCCCGGCAGGCCGCCGCCGACCACCGCCTCGCGGTGGACCTCGGCGCCGTGCCGGAAGCGGTGCACCGGGTCAACGTCCTCCTCGCGCTGCCCGTCGGCGTCGGCGGACCGGTCAGCTTCGGCGCCCTCGCCGCACCCTTCGTCGCCGTCACCGGACTCGACGGCTCCGAGGTCGCCAGCTACACCATCACCGACCTGGACGCCGAGTCCGCCGTCGTCGCCCTGGAGCTCTACCGAAGGCAGGACGCCTGGAAGGTGCGCGCAGTCGGCCAGGGGTACGCGGGCGGCCTCGCCGACATGCTCACCGACCAGGGCCTGCCGCAGGCCCGTGAACTGGCGGGCTCGATCAACGAAGCGGTGGCCCAGGGCCTGGCCCGCTCGGTGGCCGCGCCGCCGCCCCGCTCCTCGGACGACGCCCGCGTGCGGACGGCCGGACAGACCGCCGCCCCCGGCCCGGGAGCCCCGGGCCCGGACAGCACCGCCGCCCCGCAGGCCGCACCGGCGCCGCACCAGCCGGGCGACGCGAGCGCCGCCACGGGTGCCACGGGCGGCCCGGTCAACTACACCCACCCCAGCCGCCAGACCAGCGCACCGCCGCCGCCCGCGCCGACCGCGGCCCCGGCCGAACCGGGCAAGGCCGCCCAGCCCGTGGCGGGCGACGCGACCGGCTGGTCCATGGAGGAGCGCCTCTACAACCAGGTGTGGGGCATGTTCGAGGACCTGGCCCGCACCACGGCCGCGTACCGGAGCGCCGTCGACTTCGCCGAGTCGCGCATGGACCAGGAGCTCGACAAGGTCCTCTCCGACCCGCGCAGCCGCATCGGCGACACCGGGGACGTCGCGCGCGAGGCCGCCCGCGCCAAGCACGGCCTCCTCGTCGACCGGGCGAGGGCCGCCCTCGACCGCGACCTGGGCCAGCTCGCCGCCGAGTCCGAGGTCGTCGAGCCCGCCCTGCCCATGGCGTACGCGGGCTGGGACAGCCCCGTCTGGCACGCGTACCGAACCCCCATGGAGATCCCCATGGCCGTGCGCCTGGGCGACCTCCATCTGCCCGAGCGCCCCGATCTGCACATCCCCATGCTGGTCAGGCTGCCCCTGGAGCGCGGCCTGTGGATCGACAGCGGCCGCTCGTCGGGCACGGACTCCCTGGCCGACACGGACGAGCTGCGCCGTCTCGCCATGGACAGCGCGGTCGCGCACGCCGCGCGGCTGCTCGCGGTGTACCCCGCGGGCGAGTTCACGGTGCACGTCATCGACGCGGCGGGCTCCGCGGCCGGCGCGCTCTCCCCGCTGGTGACGGCGGGCGTGCTGGACGAGGCCCCGGCCGCCGGCGCGGCAGGGGTCTCCGCCGTGCTGGCCAAGCTCACCCAGCGCGTGGACCTGGTGCAGATGGCGATCCGCGCGGGCGCCGCCGACGCGCTGCCGCCTGACCTGGACACCGCCGAGCAGCTCCTGATCGTCAACGACTTCCCGCACGGCTTCGACGACCGCGCCGTGACCCAGCTCCGCTATCTCGCGGACGAGGGCCCGGCGGTCGGCGTGCACCTGATGATGGTCGCCGACCGTGAGGACGCCGCCGAGTACGGCCCGCTGCTCGACCCGCTCTGGCGCGCGCTCCTGCGCCTGACCCCGGTGGCCGACGACCACCTCGCCGACCCCTGGGTCGGCCACGCCTGGACGTACGAGCCGCCGATGACACCGCCCGGCAGCCGGGTGCTCCAGCAGGTCCTGGACCAGGTCGCGCGCGCCCGGCGCACGGGCGGCCGCTGA
- a CDS encoding TerC family protein gives MDVSMTLWVLTILGLCALIAVDFFIGRKPHDVSIKEAGIWTVVWIVLAALFGVGLLIWGGGQASGEFFAGFITEKSLSVDNLFVFILIMAKFSVPTHLQQRVLLFGVLIALVLRAIFIAAGAAVIANFSWVFYIFGAFLIYTAWKLIQEARSDDEEEDFEENRLLKAAERKFGVADQYHGTKLFIKKNGKKIMTPLMVVMLAIGTTDVLFAMDSIPAIFGLTQDPYIVFTANAFALMGLRQLYFLIGGLLKKLVHLSYGLSVILGFIGVKLVLHALHENGVHVPEISIPVSLGVICGVLVITTITSLFASRKQAEKEAAEKAADETAKDSIEA, from the coding sequence GTGGACGTTTCAATGACCCTGTGGGTACTGACCATTCTTGGTCTGTGTGCCCTGATCGCGGTCGACTTCTTCATCGGCCGCAAGCCGCATGACGTGTCGATCAAGGAAGCCGGAATCTGGACGGTCGTCTGGATCGTGCTGGCCGCGCTCTTCGGAGTGGGCCTGCTGATCTGGGGCGGGGGCCAGGCGTCCGGCGAGTTCTTCGCGGGCTTCATCACCGAGAAGTCGCTCAGCGTCGACAACCTCTTCGTCTTCATCCTGATCATGGCGAAGTTCTCGGTGCCCACCCATCTCCAGCAGCGGGTGCTGCTCTTCGGCGTGCTGATCGCGCTCGTCCTGCGAGCGATCTTCATCGCCGCCGGAGCCGCGGTCATCGCCAACTTCTCCTGGGTCTTCTACATCTTCGGCGCGTTCCTGATCTACACCGCCTGGAAGCTCATCCAGGAGGCGCGCTCGGACGACGAGGAGGAGGACTTCGAGGAGAACCGTCTCCTGAAGGCCGCCGAGAGGAAGTTCGGCGTCGCCGACCAGTACCACGGCACCAAGCTGTTCATCAAGAAGAACGGCAAGAAGATCATGACGCCCCTCATGGTCGTCATGCTCGCCATCGGCACCACCGATGTGCTCTTCGCGATGGACTCGATCCCCGCGATCTTCGGCCTCACCCAGGACCCGTACATCGTCTTCACGGCGAACGCCTTCGCCCTGATGGGTCTGCGCCAGCTGTACTTCCTCATCGGCGGACTGCTCAAGAAGCTGGTCCACCTCAGCTACGGCCTGTCGGTCATCCTGGGCTTCATCGGCGTGAAGCTGGTCCTGCACGCCCTGCACGAGAACGGGGTGCACGTTCCCGAGATCTCCATCCCGGTCTCGCTCGGCGTCATCTGCGGTGTCCTGGTCATCACGACGATCACCAGCCTCTTCGCCTCCAGGAAGCAGGCCGAGAAGGAGGCCGCGGAGAAGGCGGCCGACGAGACTGCGAAGGACAGCATCGAGGCCTGA
- a CDS encoding calcium:proton antiporter: MITRLRALATQWTAVVPVLAVVLLALTWGRDLPGVVVAVVTLVLAGAVLAAVHHAEVIAHRVGEPFGSLVLAVAVTIIEVALIVTLMADGGDKSATLARDTVFAAVMITCNGIIGLCLLVGALRHRVAVFQSEGTGAALATVATLATLSLVLPTFTTSKQGPEFSTAQLTFAALASLVLYGLFVATQTVRHREYFLPITRKGEVIDSEDAAGPSTRAAQISLGLLALALIGVVGLAKGVSPTIESGVESAGMPHSVVGVIIALLVLLPETIAAVRATRRDRVQTSLNLALGSAMASIGLTIPAVAVASVWLSGPLVLGLGPTHMVLLALTVIVGTLTVVPGRATLLQGGVHLVLFAAYLELAVTP; the protein is encoded by the coding sequence ATGATCACTCGGCTCCGGGCACTCGCCACCCAGTGGACCGCGGTCGTGCCGGTTCTCGCCGTCGTCCTGCTCGCCCTCACCTGGGGACGCGATCTGCCGGGCGTGGTCGTGGCCGTGGTGACGCTCGTGCTCGCCGGGGCGGTGCTCGCCGCCGTGCACCACGCGGAGGTGATCGCGCACCGCGTCGGTGAACCCTTCGGCTCTCTCGTCCTCGCCGTCGCCGTGACGATCATCGAGGTCGCGCTGATCGTCACCCTGATGGCCGACGGCGGCGACAAGAGCGCGACGCTGGCCCGCGACACCGTGTTCGCCGCCGTGATGATCACCTGCAACGGCATCATCGGCCTGTGTCTGCTGGTGGGCGCACTCCGCCACCGCGTCGCCGTCTTCCAGTCCGAGGGCACCGGCGCCGCCCTCGCGACCGTCGCCACGCTCGCGACCCTCAGCCTGGTCCTGCCGACCTTCACCACGAGCAAGCAGGGCCCGGAGTTCTCCACGGCGCAGCTCACCTTCGCCGCCCTCGCCTCGCTCGTCCTGTACGGCCTGTTCGTGGCCACGCAGACCGTGCGCCACCGCGAGTACTTCCTGCCGATCACCCGCAAGGGCGAGGTGATCGACTCCGAGGACGCCGCAGGCCCCTCCACCCGTGCCGCCCAGATCAGCCTGGGCCTGCTCGCCCTCGCCCTGATCGGCGTGGTCGGCCTCGCCAAGGGGGTCTCGCCGACCATCGAGTCCGGCGTGGAGAGCGCCGGCATGCCGCACTCCGTGGTCGGTGTGATCATCGCGTTGCTCGTGCTGCTCCCGGAGACCATCGCCGCCGTCCGCGCCACCCGCCGCGACCGGGTGCAGACCAGCCTCAACCTCGCCCTCGGGTCCGCGATGGCCAGCATCGGCCTGACCATCCCGGCCGTCGCGGTCGCCTCCGTCTGGCTCTCCGGACCGCTGGTGCTCGGACTGGGCCCGACCCACATGGTGCTGCTCGCCCTCACCGTGATCGTCGGCACGCTCACGGTCGTGCCGGGACGCGCCACGCTGTTGCAGGGCGGCGTCCATTTGGTGTTGTTCGCGGCCTACCTGGAGCTCGCGGTCACGCCGTGA